The Salvia splendens isolate huo1 chromosome 20, SspV2, whole genome shotgun sequence nucleotide sequence CTCGTTGGATGTATTGAAATGCTCATTAACTCAAGGCCAGAATCTCTCCTTGGCTTACAAGTTTCCAGTGAAGGCTTCCCTGTTCACCAAAGCTTGGTCGATAAAAATGTAGACCTTGGAATGACTGCGATGGTGAAAAAGGCATCTTCTAATAGAGACATACTTTTGGGAAAACTTCCAAATCAGAAAATGGCTCATGTCATGGTAACGGTTGGGCAAGAGGCAGCAGAAAATGATACGGATATAACAGATCTCGTCAATTCAGGGGCCACGATCTTTCGTATCAACTGTGCTCATGGAAACCCAGAGTTATGGAGTAAGATAATCACTACTGTGAAGAGATGCTCTCGTATTCTGGATCAACCTTGTCGGATCCTTATGGACTTGGCTTGACCAAAGCTTCGAACTAGAAGATTGAAGGCTGGTCCATGTGTGGTTAAAATATCTCCCAAAAGGAATGCACTTGGTAGTGTTATACGTGGAGCCCAAGTTTGGCTGAGCCCACAAGGAGCAGGCCCACCACCTTCCCACCTATCCCCCGATGTTATTTTGCAAGTGGATGGCGAAGAATTTCTCAGTAAGCAGGAAGTTGATGATTCTGTGAGATTCACTGATGCCCGTGGAAAACACAGAAGTCTCCAAATCTTAATCAAATATCCTGTTTTTTCCGGTGCTGGAGTTATGGCTGAATGCAGCAAACCTGCGTATCTTGAGTCTGGCACTGCATTGTATATTaaggagaaaggaaagaaaTCTTCAGGTGGATTTTTGGTCGATGTTCCTCCAGCTGAACAATTTGTTAGGTTGAGAGTTGGTGACTTGCTGGTTTTATCTCGAGATAGTTCAGACGAGCAAGACACGTCACTTTGTTCAGCCGTTGGCACACATAAGATGACTTGCCCTTGTGGGTATCTGTTTGATTCAGTAAAACCGGGTGACCCTATTGCTTTTGATGATGGAAAGATATGGGGAGTGATTAAAGGAAATATCATTTCAGAAGTAGTTGTAACAATCACTCATGCTGATCCTAAAGGTACTAAGCTAGGTTCAGAAAAATCCATAAATATTCCACAGAGTGATATCCCGTTTGAAGGTCTCACTTCAAAGGACCTTATGGATCTCTACTTTGTAGCTGCACATGCTGACATGGTGGGTATTTCATTCATTCGAGATGTTCATGATATTGTTGTCTTGCGGCAAGAGctttcaaaaagaaaattttcgAAGCTGGGGATTGTGTTGAAGATTGAGACACAAGGTGGATTTGAGAAGTTGCCTCTCTTAATACTAGAAGCTATGAAATCAGGAAACCCTTTAGGAGTGATGATTGCTAGAGGAGATCTTGCAGTGGAATGCGGATGGGAAAAGCTTGCTGATATACAGGAAGAAATTATGTCCATTTGCAGTGCTGCCCATTTACCAGTCGTCTTAGCAACACAGGTTCTTGAATCACTGGTCAAAACCGGGGTGCCTACTAGAGCAGAAATCACTGACGCAGCCAATGGAAGGAGGTAAGCAGTAATATGAATATTGTTTGCAACCAATTATATATGTTTTAGAAGCACTATATGGTGAGGGAAGAAACTTTTTATATTGAGGGAAACACACGATTGAATAGGATGTAGCAATCGTTTGGTATAAATAAGCATGCGTGGTTAACATTCCAACATAAATAGAAGAAACTAAAGATTTGGTGCTTTTGTATGGCATGGCAAGCTGCGTGATGCTGAAAAAAGGCAAACATATTGCAGAAGCTGTGTCTACTCTCGACACCATTTTAAATAGCCAATGCACAAACGCGAAAGCAGAACTGAAGCCTCTGATGTTAGCTAATCGTGTCGATTGATGCCTTCCGTTCttcatttctttctctttctgtACAGTATGTAAAATGTTCAATCCTCTTTACTGAGATTTAGATGcgattttttctctctttcgaTATTATTTTATCGTATTGCACGCGAgtgaaaaaaaatggaaagatgTACAGGAGCTGCCAAAGATGCACTCAAATTTGATAACATAAATAGAAAAGGCTAATTATATTACAATTACATGAAAGAATGATTTCATTTGTCTTCGGCCGTGAAATCTGGTTCAGCTGGCTTCTGAAGCAGCATTGGCGATATCCTCTCTGGCATCCTCGTCTTTCTCGTAGCATTTCGCCTCACTGCACGAAGCAAATTAGCTGCAAATCTGGAGGCATACATGGTTCCGCCCAGGCTGGGCGAGCCTGTCCCACCGTTGGCCAAAGCATCTTGCAATCGGTTTTCTTCTTCCCGGAGAGACTCCTCCAGCTTCTTCCTACAATAACGACGCCATGCTGCTTGTATAAAGCAAGCTGCCCAGGTTCTCCATTGCTGTGAGTAGAACCTGAAAGTATGGCGCAGCTGTTTACTATGTAACCGTCTGAACTGGGATGCCACGAACTTAAGATCATCAGCCATCAGAGCAAATGCTTCGACTTCTGAAAGGGCTTGCACGGTTCTGGTAGAGATGGGGAGATTAAACGACGAATGAGGATCCAGAGCCCAAGTTAAGAGTTCTTCGCCACAAAAGTCTCCTGCTTTCAGATATTCGGAATTGAAAAACCCGGTCCTTCCTCCATTAGTGGTCACAGTGATCAACTTGCCACGCATGATGAACAGCATCTCGTCAACTGGATCGCCCTCTCGAACTATGTAACTGTCCTCAGTGTAAAGAACCGGTTTAAGACAGTCGCACATCGCATCCAGCAGTTGTTCATCCATTTTCTCAAAGAGTGGCACCTGAATAGTAGCAGACAAAAGGTTGATTATTAGCTAGTATTTTTCATTCAAAGATAGACATTGTAGCAAATGGGTTTACGGAAACACTCACCCTCTTAAGTAAATCGAGACAGAGATGTCGCTTTATGTCTCTTCTAAGGTCCTTCGGAAGATTCTGGATAAGATTCTCTTCATCAACCCCCCTAGTTTCTTGCCATTTATAATGTTCATATCTTCTGATTCGCTCCTTTATATTATCCGGAAGTAAACGGTGAGTCATCCATTGTTCAGCATCTCTTCGTTTCACCCTCATCTCCTCTAACCTTAGAGTTGTAGACTGCAGATAAGTCTGCACAATGAATAGTTACAGCTTATTAGAACCTCGGACAAACAAATTAATCTAAAGATTACTACAGATCCCTTATCTCAGAACATTATCAATTGAGAAACAACTCACAGACCTGCATATTTCCAATCAGAAACGAAAACAGCACCAAGCCGGATATGGATATAAAGACTGCAAAGCAAATTTCCCAGACATAAGTACTTGTGTGAAGGTTCTGACCAAGGGAACTGCAATAAAAGACAAGAAACGATACAAGGGATTAGAAATTCAACGATGAAAACATAATCTGTAGTAGAACAAATTCTATGACTAGAACATTGGCATTCCCATTTCatagttttaatatataatgaGATACGGCTCTCccatttcataatttaattattatatcaTGACATACATAATGAACTTCTGCTTACCTTAAATTCTGCAAACCCCACCAGAAGCAATAAAAGAACTTCTGAGGGAAGTCTTTTGATTCAACAACACCAGATTGAAGAGCATCAAGGAATATCCCAAAGTCAAAAAGTGTCGTATTAGCAGGCTGTATAGGGCACAAATTCGTCAGATTTTGTGTGAATCTTGTATGGTCAGCATCACAATAAAACGAAGCATTTCTACATGCAAATTGATCTCCACAAGCTCTTATCCAGCACGTAGCGTCGCGTTCTATTGAGAACAAATACCAAAAAGCTCCAAGCACCTAAAAATAGACCAAAAACCCAACGGTCAAAAGAGATTAGACGATATAACCTATACATCTTATCGAGTAGAGATTTGTGGGGcggataaaaaataaaaactacacAAACGAATCGGAGAATGTTAACATGTGTATTGTAGTTTCACACTTCACAGTGCACTATGATATAATCACACATACGTAATTTGTGTTTATGCATGTTTCTTATTTCTTCCCATTCTCACAGGATTCTTTATGTGTACTTGTATACATACATAGTTAAACAATATGTAGCATGTATGATTATCTCCTAGAAGTATAGAAACATATCAAGCCCCCTAGAATACAATGCTCAAGAGGTTTTTACATCCTATGTGCAGTTTAAAAATCTAGCAAATGAATCTCAATTAACAACTATATATGGACGAGTAAATTTAACTCAGATGCAAATGAGGTTTAGTAGATAGACTTACATGACTGGCAAGCATGTAAAGGAAAAGGTTGAAGGCAGCTCCAGCCCATGCTGTTTCAGTCAGTATGCCAGAAGTTCGTGTGACTTCTCTATACAGAGGATAGACCCGGAGAACCCTTGGTATATATTGAAAGAAAACCACAAATTTCAACAAATTCTTGGTGTTCAACGATCTTGCTCCATTCATCTTTGGAATGACGATGAGAATTACAATCTGGGGAAGTTACAGACAATCAGCTAAGAGGTACATCCAACGACGGATTCTCAAGAGAAAATTATACGCAGGGATAACAAAATTGACAGTATACTGTACTCAATGATATAGATTGCAGTTAAAAGAGTACCTCTTTAATGAACAACTAACCATAAAAAACGCACTTTGATTGAAGAAAGCATTTCTTTTCAATTCTATAATTGTACATTAAGCAAAACCAGACCATTATGCCATACCTGTGGAAGCGGAAGAACTGCAAGAACATCAATTATAAAGTATGATGCCAGATATCTTTTTGCTATTTCCCAAGAATCTTCAACTAGAACTCCTCTTCCAAATACACGCGAATAAGGAGCAATGAAACCAGTACgaaattggaaaataatatgTGTGAGGTAAAAGATATCCGTAAAGGATCGTAAAATGCTAGCAGCAAGCTCCAATTTCTTATCCAAATCAAGGCATTTCTTTTCATCATTGATAATAGGAATGTAGAAAAACAAGGGATCCACGGAGATAGCAATCAGACACGTCAGCACAAATATCTTGTTCCATTTCTGAAGAAATGGTCCTTGAGGATCAAGAATTTTCTTCCTAAGTACCTCATCGTCTGCCAAGAATCTCTTCAATGAGAAAGATCTTATTGATCCCTTGAACCTCCTGATTCTATCAGAACCAGCTTCTACACCCCTATGAATTTTGTCTGAAATTGAGAATACTACTGAATTAAGTCTGTTCGGCTGTATTCCCCTACTAGATTGCTCATTGAAACTTTGATCTGATCTCGATTCTTGAAATCTGAAAGATAATATTAAGTTATACATGAGGAAAGACATCATCAAATTCTTCCAGAACCTATTTTTGATATACATAGATGAAACACTCATTGAGTTATTAGCAAGTACTTAAGGTCCTTCAATAGAAAATTAAACTCCCAATATAAGATCTACCGAAAAAGCCACCCACAGTAAGAAATATGTCCAATCTTTTCCAAAAGTGGCAGATAATTCATCAATCTATGGAGGAATGAACTATCTTGTCTATCTCTCCAGAAAATAGTAATTCTTGATTCAATTTCCATATCCTTCCTTCACTTATACAATACTTCCAATTCCATTCTTTTTTGCTTTTATCTCCTAAAatgctactccctccatcccaaggaagatgaccccttccttgggctgCACGGAGTTTTATGCAGTtctattttgtgtgttaagtggtgatagtaaagtaagagagagggaataaagtagagataatggTGTTTCCATTTATGGTGatgggtcatcttggttgggacaaactaaaaaggaaagtgggtcatctttagtaggatggagggagtacatagcAAACATTATAAACCTCCAAAAATGCAACCTGGAACCCAAACAATAGCACCTATATAGAGATAACAAGAATCTTGAACTAACCTCACGAACTTCTCACGGTAGTGATCCATTACTCCAGCTTATATCAGAACAAGAGCAAAAAGAAGATGAAACCTCACTTTACAGGAACATTAACATAGTTGAGAAGAAGCATATGTATCCCATACTTCTGCTAGTGCCACAATTTGATGATGGTCACACCTCCTGTAATACGATTGATTTCTTTCTATTAGAGAATTGCTCGTCTCAAAGTCGGAACTGAAAGAACTATTGGGCCCCTTGAGAGCAGAGAACAGTTAACATAACTATAATTCAATTTCTTCTAACATAGTCAAGAGCAAGCAgacatcaaaacaaaaatttGACAGCATATCACTCAAATCAGACGTTTCGGGACTTAACAGAAAAATGCAAAAGTCCAGAAGTTCTCCACTATTAGAAAAGCAAACTACTATTAGCCATAGCAACCAAATTCAAACAGCCAAAACAATCACTCAATCGTTGATCAACAAACAAAAGTAACTAAATAAAGCAAAAAAACACCAACTACTTTTCCTAATTCCACATTTTCCTAATCCAGAATAGTCACAGTCTCACAGAAAGCATCAAATCAGTAGACTTTCCAAATCACACTCAACTCTTCTTCACTCAATATTTAATCAAACAATTTCTACCAAACACTACAAACATCGATTTTGTCATCTTCTAAACTttcaaacaataaaaagatCAAAGCAAATTTTATCGGATAAACCCCAATCTCCTTATCCAAAAGTCAAATTCCATCACAAAAGCGTAATCAGCAAGAAGAAATTGAGGAATCAGAACTTACCAGTTTGAACTCCGATTTCAGAAAATTCAACAGAAAAACAGCCAAAGAGCAAGAGAAGACAGACTTACAGAAGTGATGAGTTGTTATAAACCAGtatgtgagagagagaaagacaaAGGAAGCTTCGCGTAGACTTCGCTTTCCAATTCCGTGCTTTCTCATGGAAGTTGAAAACTTGTGAATTTGCAGTTGGCATTTCAGATGGAGAAAATggttattaaaaaaaagattaattaataacgaaaaaagaaaatgatttgcTCGTTAAAACTGTTttttatagttaaataaattaaCTACGCTGTTTGACTGTTGTAATTGTAGTGTGTGTTTTTGGAAAAGTCGTATAGGTGGGGCCCATTTGTAAATGGACGAAGCCATTTTCTCTCCGGTTcgttttatttgtttatatggAGTTTGCTTTGAACTGCACCGAACAGTAGACTAGGTCAATTACAGAGCGACGTATGAAAAATAGTCCTATATTATTAGATTTTTTTGCCCAATTGAAAATTGAGAtgtattatcagccactcatcaGAATTTGCCATATGGAAAAtaattttagattaattaattataaaatgacagaatgataattttatggtacattttattcaataaatattttttttaattttatttttttaaatttttttttggtcaactacatatacaattcatgtcaactacacatataatgtcaactatgtgtacaatccaatccatgtcaactacatatactcccttcgtcccgctttcggagtctcatttgagtcgggcacgtgttttaagaaagtgtttgagtgtataataaataaatgttgtattGGACATTGAGACCTTCTTTTagttgagtgtgtaataaatatatgttgtagtggatgttgggacccacttttaacactttttactactttgtaggcattttatattagtttatctCAAAAGGgcctcctaaagtgggacgccCGAAATTGAtcaatcgggactcctaatgcgggacggatggagtacaattcatgtcaactacatatacaattcatgtcaactatacacatataatgtcaactataagttgttgatatttgatgtgcatgctattgatgataatacccccgagttgacataatctacttgcagttgacatttaaaaaatgttatggATGAGTgatgatgtgtaattttcgagttcaAATATTAATGGTACAgttcacacaagtttaataaattgaCTCTAATATTACACCGAATCTGCAAGAATACAGAGCCGattgtagtacttcgagtgtcgatccacagggaaggaatTGATTATTTAACTCTAAAACAAACAAAAGACATATTAAAAAGGATTTTTGCTTTCAAGGTTTTGATTTCTAAAAGTTAAGGATAAAATTAAGCTGCAAGTTAACTAAGGAAAGACTAATCAGATGGAAAAacatgtcactccaagttgctcattaGACTAGAATCGTTCTACACCTATATCAAAAGCATATATTTGGGATTAATGAAtaaacctaatcgcgtgcactgaacatgtttgcgacgtataattcacagtcagctgaacacttgttccatgaattaactttcaaagatattaaattcctgcggaagcgcgggaataaAAGATCATCTACTATACGAACTTACCTAATCCGTTGTCAAATTAATatctgaacaattctaatttaaCAACACATCAATTGATTAGTCCATCCAagtctatgttaaagagacgataaACAAGGATTAAACATCTATAACAATAGAGGCCTCTAAAGTGATAGAATCTAACATTAAACACATCAACGATGTCAAAACGTGAATTCAAAGGTGTAGATACATTCAAACAAGTCTAAATCACAACTTGAAGCAATATAAAGAGCTTAGCCTAaacacataataataataacaattaaaaccGTAGGAAGCATGCTTTTGTTGAATGGAATGGAGATATGGAGACGGATCATCGGAATGTTGGTCggaatttcttccttctcttcttcatcctctctttctctcatttCTTCTCACCTTTTTCTCTGCaaaattcccccccccccccccaaaagtCCACCTTTTCGTCCCTGCCAAAAAAACGTCACCTCTttccctctctcctctctctttcaCTTCCAACCGtgtctccatctccttgggaaAAGAAACTGCAGTATAAAACTGCCTATTTGCAGTTTAAATCAACTGCCCGGACGGGTATATTTTTGCAActgaaaattcacccggccAGGTGGACAATTTAGAGGACTTGCTGGAATTTTCGTATTCTGAACATCATACCCGGTCGGGTGgaattattaggcataaaatacacccggccgggtgcctcattttgagagctttctggacTCACAACGCAAACTGGGCAGTCTGTCATATTGggaattttgcacaactttttcaccatccgagcttcattcctacaccataaaacatacttttgcaagtatcaaactatataaatcatgtaaagttaggggaataaaaatgttcGATTTGATTCGCATCAAGTGACtaaaaatgcatctcaattctcaattaagttAAAAAATCTAAACCTGACCAATCATttatattactcctattatagGATATTTCACCAAATAATGGTGTGCCTATTATTAAGTTGTGGATCCAGCACTATATTCCGTTTTGTTTTAAAGTTTTTTCATTAGCTTGATGTATAATTAATGAttataaattgataaataatcGTTTAACGTTTGCAAATTGTGTTCACATAGAGTttcctatttaatttattaattaaatatttgccACGTC carries:
- the LOC121782057 gene encoding cyclic nucleotide-gated ion channel 1-like, whose product is MDHYREKFVRFQESRSDQSFNEQSSRGIQPNRLNSVVFSISDKIHRGVEAGSDRIRRFKGSIRSFSLKRFLADDEVLRKKILDPQGPFLQKWNKIFVLTCLIAISVDPLFFYIPIINDEKKCLDLDKKLELAASILRSFTDIFYLTHIIFQFRTGFIAPYSRVFGRGVLVEDSWEIAKRYLASYFIIDVLAVLPLPQIVILIVIPKMNGARSLNTKNLLKFVVFFQYIPRVLRVYPLYREVTRTSGILTETAWAGAAFNLFLYMLASHVLGAFWYLFSIERDATCWIRACGDQFACRNASFYCDADHTRFTQNLTNLCPIQPANTTLFDFGIFLDALQSGVVESKDFPQKFFYCFWWGLQNLSSLGQNLHTSTYVWEICFAVFISISGLVLFSFLIGNMQTYLQSTTLRLEEMRVKRRDAEQWMTHRLLPDNIKERIRRYEHYKWQETRGVDEENLIQNLPKDLRRDIKRHLCLDLLKRVPLFEKMDEQLLDAMCDCLKPVLYTEDSYIVREGDPVDEMLFIMRGKLITVTTNGGRTGFFNSEYLKAGDFCGEELLTWALDPHSSFNLPISTRTVQALSEVEAFALMADDLKFVASQFRRLHSKQLRHTFRFYSQQWRTWAACFIQAAWRRYCRKKLEESLREEENRLQDALANGGTGSPSLGGTMYASRFAANLLRAVRRNATRKTRMPERISPMLLQKPAEPDFTAEDK